A part of Periophthalmus magnuspinnatus isolate fPerMag1 chromosome 14, fPerMag1.2.pri, whole genome shotgun sequence genomic DNA contains:
- the pafah1b1b gene encoding lissencephaly-1 homolog B, whose amino-acid sequence MVLSQRQRDELNRAIADYLRSNGYEEAYSTFKKEAELDMNEEVDKKYAGLLEKKWTSVIRLQKKVMELESKLNEAKEEMTHGGPVGQKRDPKEWIPRPPEKYALSGHRAPVTRVIFHPVFSVMVTASEDATIKVWDYEAGDFERTLKGHTDSVQDISFDQTGKILASCSADMSIKLWDFQGFECIRTMHGHDHNVSSVAIMPNGDHIVSASRDKTIKMWEVATGYCVKTFTGHREWVRMVRPNQDGSLIASCSNDQTVRVWVVASKECKAELREHEHVVECIAWAPDSAHPTILEATGSENKKSGKPGPFLLSGSRDKTIKMWDVSTGMCLMTLVGHDNWVRGVLVHPGGRFIVSCADDKTLRIWDYKNKRCMKTLFAHEHFVTSLDFHKTAPYVVTGCVDQTVKVWECR is encoded by the exons ATGGTGCTGtcgcagagacagagagatgaacT AAACCGGGCAATAGCAGACTACCTCCGCTCCAATGGATACGAGGAGGCATATTCCACCTTCAAGAAAGAGGCAGAGTTAGATATG AATGAGGAGGTAGATAAAAAGTATGCCGGTCTTTTGGAAAAGAAATGGACCTCAGTCATCAGATTACAAAAAAAG GTGATGGAGCTGGAGTCGAAGCTGAACGAGGCAAAGGAGGAGATGACACACGGAGGGCCTGTGGGGCAGAAGAGGGACCCTAAAGAGTGGATCCCTCGCCCCCCAGAGAAGTACGCCCTGAGCGGACACCGCGCCCCCGTCACACGAGTAATCTTCCACCCAGTGTTCTCCGTCATGGTCACGGCCTCCGAGGACGCCACCATCAAG gTGTGGGACTATGAGGCGGGGGATTTTGAGCGCACTCTGAAAGGCCACACAGACTCTGTTCAGGACATCTCCTTCGATCAGACGGGGAAAATCCTGGCCTCGTGTTCTGCTGACATGAGCATCAAACTGTGGGACTTTCAGGGCTTTGAATGCATCCGAACAATGCACG gGCACGACCACAACGTGTCATCTGTAGCCATCATGCCAAACGGAGACCACATCGTGTCTGCCTCCAGAGACAAGACCATCAAGATGTGGGAGGTGGCCACTGG TTACTGTGTGAAGACGTTCACGGGCCACAGGGAGTGGGTGCGGATGGTGCGTCCAAACCAGGACGGTTCTCTGATCGCCAGCTGCTCCAATGACCAGACGGTGCGCGTTTGGGTGGTGGCCTCCAAAGAGTGTAAGGCCGAGCTCCGGGAGCACGAGCACGTGGTGGAGTGCATCGCCTGGGCCCCAGACAGTGCCCACCCCACCATCCTGGAGGCCACAGGCTCAGAG AACAAAAAGAGTGGAAAACCTGGCCCATTCCTGCTCTCTGGATCCAGAgacaaaactattaaaatgtgGGATGTGAGCACTGGCATGTGCCTCATGACTTTG GTGGGCCACGACAACTGGGTGCGTGGTGTGTTGGTGCATCCTGGAGGCAGGTTTATAGTGAGCTGCGCCGATGATAAAACTCTACGGATCTGGGACTACAAGAACAAACGCTGCATGAAGACTCTGTTTGCCCATGAACACTTTGTTACCTCTCTGG ATTTCCACAAGACTGCCCCCTACGTGGTGACGGGCTGCGTCGATCAGACAGTCAAAGTGTGGGAGTGCCGCTGA